In Flavobacteriales bacterium, the sequence AGCTCTACCTTTTCTAAAAGCTTCAGCTAGTTTAGTTTTAGATCCTAAAACAGCTTCTCTTTTATCGGCATATTTACCCCAGAAACGATCAGTTCCATTTGTAGGATAATCTATTTCAGAAGTGAAATAACCATAAGCTTCATCCCAGTGGTGTTCCATTTCTGTGTAGTACTTGCCATTAGCAGCATCAACAGCAGTAGCGTTATCATCTGAAGCAATGTTTGCAAGGTAATTCATTGTCATTTGGTTGGTAAATACAGCCCCCATTAATCCTTTTTCAATTAATTGCGTATACTCTTGTCCCTCAGCAGACATTAAGTAAGGTCCTTTTACTCCGTCATTTGGCCATACACCTGCTGTTCCTGGTGCTCCATTTTCTTGGTTGGCTACAGTTGTCGCACTTACCGTACCCAAAGCATCCATATAGCTTTCAAAAGCTGATTGAACACCAGCATCTCCGCTAGCTGTTTTACTCTTTAATTGTTTAGATGACCCCGTCATTCCTAAAGAATTAGCATCTGCCCATGTGTATCCATTGTTAGCGTACATATCTTTTAATGTCTGAGCACTTACAGCAGTTCCAGCAGTGTTAGCTGTCTTCATGTAAGTTGTCAGTTCACCTAACATTTCTAAGCGTTGTTGTTGTCCGTTGAAGCTAACGGTACTATTCCCATTGGCATCGTTGAACACATAAGTAGATGGAATATCATATGTTTCCTCTTCTGGTGTTGCATACTCACAAGACCCATCATCTTTTTTAGCTTCTTCGCTATAGTTTGTGGCGTTTGCATCTGTACATCCTTTCTTTTTACAACTTGTCGCTAACATTAGACTTCCTCCTAATGCAATTAGCATTACTTTTTTTATTTGCATTCTATTTTTATTTAGATTAAATTTAAATAAGGAGTGCAAATATAAAGTTGAAGTTGAAAATGAGCAATACCACTTTTATGGTATTTTGGTCACAGAAAAGTCTTACTGAAACAAAACTTTAGCATTACTACTAAAAAGTTTAATAGCAATTGCTAGTAATATAATTCCAAATACTTTTTCAAGCACTGCAATTCCACCTTCTCCTAATACGCGTTCAATACGTTTGGTCATAATCAAAACGATATATACTAGAATCATATTAATCAGTATCGCAAGAAAAATATTAAGTTGGTGGAATTCTGCTCGTAAAGAAATAATAGAGGTCATTGTTCCAGCACCGGCGATCAAAGGAAAGGCTAAGGGGACAATAGACGCTACCTTAGATTTTTTGTTTCCGTTTGGAGTTGTATGTTTAAATAATTCCACTCCCAAAACCATTTCTAATGCCATAAAGAAAAGCACAAAAGAACCTGCTACAGCAAACTCATTTGTACCAATACCAATTACTCCCAGAAGGCTTTCTCCAAGAAATAAAAAGGCAACCATGATTGAAAATGCAACAAGAGATGCTTTTAGTGGGCTAATTTCACCCGCATTTTTTTTAATTTTAATGATAATTGGAATAGACCCTACAATATCTATTACCGCAAAAAGAACCATTGATGCTACACCAATTTCTTTTGTACTAAAACCTAATTCAGAAAACATTAGTTGTTTTTTATAAACTGTTCTATTGTTATTGGAAAATTCTCTTTTTCGAGTTGGCTAATTTTTTTTTGAAGTGTTTCCAATGTTTCATCTTTTACAACATTAC encodes:
- a CDS encoding DUF4856 domain-containing protein encodes the protein MQIKKVMLIALGGSLMLATSCKKKGCTDANATNYSEEAKKDDGSCEYATPEEETYDIPSTYVFNDANGNSTVSFNGQQQRLEMLGELTTYMKTANTAGTAVSAQTLKDMYANNGYTWADANSLGMTGSSKQLKSKTASGDAGVQSAFESYMDALGTVSATTVANQENGAPGTAGVWPNDGVKGPYLMSAEGQEYTQLIEKGLMGAVFTNQMTMNYLANIASDDNATAVDAANGKYYTEMEHHWDEAYGYFTSEIDYPTNGTDRFWGKYADKREAVLGSKTKLAEAFRKGRAAISNKDYETRDAQVAIINIEMEKLAAGTAINYLKSTKTNIANPTARNHALSEAVAFLEGMKYGYRASNGGMTSSEINGVLGTIGTNFNNVTITNLDAAINTVASKTGLTSYVSSL
- a CDS encoding MarC family protein, which produces MFSELGFSTKEIGVASMVLFAVIDIVGSIPIIIKIKKNAGEISPLKASLVAFSIMVAFLFLGESLLGVIGIGTNEFAVAGSFVLFFMALEMVLGVELFKHTTPNGNKKSKVASIVPLAFPLIAGAGTMTSIISLRAEFHQLNIFLAILINMILVYIVLIMTKRIERVLGEGGIAVLEKVFGIILLAIAIKLFSSNAKVLFQ